One stretch of Bremerella cremea DNA includes these proteins:
- the phnX gene encoding phosphonoacetaldehyde hydrolase, whose amino-acid sequence MSYSPASVQLVVFDWAGTTIDFGSRAPAAAFKQVFAGQGVTVTDAEARAPMGLHKRDHLITMLQMPGVAERWLAAKGQPWTEQDVDTMYHEFMPFQMQALEQHCDLIPNVLTVATELRSRQIKLGGTTGYFQAALDLVSAAAKNAGFELDANVGADDVPQGRPAPWMIYEVMRRVGVYPPAAVVKIGDTLADIAAGRNAPCWTVGVCNSSSITGLSREELAALSASEREATLQNTKQAFEEAGSHFTIMAIDELPGVIDQINLRLASGEKP is encoded by the coding sequence ATGTCTTATTCCCCAGCTTCTGTCCAATTGGTTGTTTTCGACTGGGCCGGTACCACGATCGACTTCGGTTCACGCGCGCCCGCAGCAGCCTTCAAACAGGTGTTTGCAGGGCAAGGAGTCACCGTGACCGATGCGGAAGCGCGAGCACCCATGGGGTTACACAAACGAGACCACCTGATCACGATGCTGCAAATGCCCGGCGTGGCCGAGCGTTGGCTAGCGGCGAAGGGGCAGCCATGGACCGAACAAGATGTCGACACGATGTATCACGAGTTCATGCCGTTTCAAATGCAGGCTCTCGAACAACATTGCGACTTGATTCCCAACGTCCTAACGGTTGCCACTGAGTTGCGTTCGCGACAAATCAAACTGGGGGGCACCACCGGCTACTTTCAAGCCGCGCTCGATTTGGTCTCTGCGGCGGCGAAGAACGCTGGCTTCGAACTGGATGCCAACGTCGGCGCCGACGATGTCCCTCAAGGGCGTCCGGCACCATGGATGATTTATGAAGTCATGCGTCGCGTGGGGGTCTATCCACCGGCGGCTGTGGTGAAGATCGGGGATACCCTCGCCGACATTGCCGCTGGACGAAACGCCCCTTGCTGGACGGTTGGTGTCTGCAACAGCAGCAGCATTACCGGCCTCTCGCGGGAAGAACTCGCAGCCCTTTCCGCGAGCGAGCGGGAAGCGACCTTGCAAAACACGAAACAAGCCTTCGAAGAGGCTGGCAGCCACTTCACGATCATGGCCATCGACGAGCTTCCCGGCGTGATCGATCAAATCAATCTTCGTCTGGCCTCTGGCGAAAAGCCGTAG
- a CDS encoding xylose operon transcription regulator XylR: MTLDPTQLEQRRQVQVVAVLVETETSWGRRVIRGIAHYAEKHASWHLLIDPRDHDQRSALPDGWKGHGVIARFSSRLQIEQILQKKVPAVDVDDVCETLPGVGRVITDESARAELAVEHLLARGFSEFAYFAPPSHRYSSHRGEAFQQAVTSRGYVCNAYRPGYRAGRKMSWAEQQRRVNRWLMSLPRPVAILAVDAHHARQLAEVCHFSSIRVPDEFAILAGDSDELLCEVSTPPLSAVSLACERIGYEAAAMLHQMIEGKPAPKRPVLIAPHGVVSRQSTDFLAIDDPLIVRALRFIQNHTQHGIGVDDVLREVPLSRRSLEIQFKAYLGRTPAEEIRRVQLERARELLLNRDMSITEVALSSGFSNATRFGIAFRKKFGTTPRNFRKKLLTE; this comes from the coding sequence ATGACCCTCGATCCAACCCAACTCGAACAGCGGCGCCAAGTGCAAGTCGTTGCCGTTTTGGTTGAAACCGAAACGAGCTGGGGACGACGTGTGATCCGGGGGATCGCGCATTATGCCGAGAAACATGCTTCGTGGCATCTTCTGATCGATCCTCGCGATCACGATCAACGTTCTGCTTTACCAGACGGCTGGAAGGGGCACGGGGTGATTGCCCGCTTCTCTTCGCGCTTGCAGATCGAGCAAATCTTGCAGAAAAAGGTGCCAGCGGTCGATGTCGACGACGTGTGCGAAACCTTGCCTGGCGTGGGGCGCGTGATCACCGACGAATCAGCCCGAGCCGAACTGGCCGTCGAGCACTTGCTGGCCCGCGGGTTCTCGGAGTTTGCCTATTTCGCCCCGCCTAGCCACCGTTATTCATCGCACCGAGGCGAAGCATTTCAGCAGGCGGTCACTTCCCGGGGATACGTTTGCAATGCCTATCGCCCTGGCTATCGGGCCGGTCGCAAAATGTCTTGGGCCGAACAGCAGCGACGGGTGAATCGTTGGCTGATGTCGCTACCAAGACCCGTCGCGATCTTAGCTGTCGACGCACATCATGCCCGGCAGTTAGCCGAAGTGTGCCATTTTTCCTCGATTCGGGTTCCAGACGAATTCGCGATTTTGGCGGGGGACTCCGATGAATTGTTGTGCGAGGTTTCGACGCCGCCTCTTTCGGCCGTGTCGCTGGCCTGCGAACGGATTGGTTACGAAGCGGCCGCGATGCTGCACCAAATGATTGAAGGGAAGCCAGCCCCGAAGCGTCCCGTTTTAATCGCTCCGCATGGTGTCGTCAGCCGCCAATCGACCGACTTTCTGGCAATTGACGACCCCCTGATCGTGCGGGCCTTACGGTTCATCCAAAATCACACCCAACATGGAATTGGCGTCGATGATGTGCTGCGCGAAGTTCCGTTGTCGCGTCGTAGTTTAGAGATCCAGTTCAAAGCCTACCTCGGGCGAACTCCTGCTGAAGAGATTCGGCGTGTGCAATTGGAACGAGCCCGCGAACTGCTTTTGAATCGCGATATGTCGATCACCGAGGTCGCGTTGTCGTCTGGGTTTAGCAACGCAACCCGCTTTGGAATTGCGTTTCGGAAGAAGTTTGGCACCACGCCGCGTAACTTCCGCAAAAAACTGCTCACCGAGTAG
- a CDS encoding helix-turn-helix domain-containing protein, translated as MRRAYNIPMNLVELAERIRALRIDQRLTLEEVASRTGLTRSWLSKVENFRVTPSLPALAEIARALGITTSKLVEGLDEKPALTIVRSHERKVVERDQSPENTSVYQSLAHRRKSRSMDPFLITIPPGIAREESLAHVGEEFLLVQSGQVDFEYDNDRIELQAGDSLYFDASVPHRLINAYKTAAVVLCVFQSPQA; from the coding sequence ATGCGTCGTGCCTATAATATCCCGATGAACTTAGTGGAACTGGCAGAAAGAATTCGTGCGCTTCGAATTGATCAGCGGCTAACGCTGGAAGAGGTGGCCTCGCGCACCGGGCTAACGCGAAGTTGGCTTTCCAAGGTCGAGAACTTTCGTGTCACGCCGTCGCTGCCTGCGTTGGCAGAGATCGCGCGAGCCCTGGGCATCACGACTTCCAAGCTGGTCGAAGGTCTTGACGAAAAGCCTGCCTTGACCATCGTCCGTAGTCACGAACGAAAAGTGGTCGAGCGAGACCAATCGCCAGAGAACACGTCCGTTTACCAGTCGCTCGCCCATCGGCGCAAGTCGCGTTCGATGGATCCGTTTCTGATTACTATTCCCCCAGGCATCGCCCGCGAAGAGTCGCTTGCGCATGTGGGCGAGGAGTTTCTCTTGGTCCAATCGGGGCAAGTCGACTTTGAATACGACAACGATCGGATCGAACTGCAAGCTGGGGATAGTCTCTACTTCGATGCCAGCGTTCCTCATCGCTTAATCAACGCCTACAAAACCGCAGCCGTGGTGCTGTGCGTTTTTCAATCGCCTCAGGCATAA
- a CDS encoding DUF5690 family protein, which yields MTTDSIAPTTSRKTEPYWAFIAVLAAFGTYFCMYGFRKPFTVATYEGSEFNGIGFKTMIVSIQVIGYMISKFIGIKVISEMPANRRAVALLGLIGVAELGLAVFGILPRPYNAVGLFVNGLALGMVFGLVLGFLEGRRLTEALVAGLCASFILADGVTKSVGKWVLDQGVPEDWMPFVSGLIFLVPLVISVAVLAKVPPPDEDDIAARSARHEMTSQERWALFQKYGLGLSMVVAIFLLVTIIRSVRADFAVELWNGLGTKPDAQIFTRSEMIVALGITLVNGLAVLIRNNRLAFFVSLGICGLGLLVITMTLFTQQQGAMDPFTFMVLIGFGLYLPYVAVHTTVFERLLAMTRERGNLGYLMYVADAIGYLGYVGVMFAKDLVSTTDSFLQFFLMFCWFTVGVSVVCLGIAWRYFQVLETRSAVTPAVEGAT from the coding sequence ATGACTACCGATTCCATTGCACCGACGACAAGCCGAAAGACCGAGCCCTATTGGGCTTTCATTGCTGTCTTAGCAGCGTTTGGCACTTACTTCTGCATGTACGGCTTTCGTAAGCCGTTTACTGTAGCCACGTATGAAGGAAGTGAGTTTAACGGCATCGGCTTCAAGACGATGATCGTCTCGATCCAGGTCATCGGCTACATGATCTCGAAGTTTATCGGCATCAAGGTCATCTCCGAGATGCCAGCCAATCGACGAGCAGTGGCTCTGCTAGGGCTGATCGGGGTTGCGGAACTTGGTTTAGCTGTGTTTGGGATTTTACCTCGTCCCTATAACGCGGTTGGCCTGTTTGTGAACGGCTTGGCCTTGGGCATGGTGTTTGGGTTGGTGCTCGGCTTCTTAGAAGGCAGACGCCTGACCGAGGCCCTGGTCGCCGGGCTGTGTGCCAGTTTTATTTTGGCCGATGGGGTGACCAAGTCGGTCGGTAAGTGGGTGCTCGATCAAGGCGTACCAGAAGACTGGATGCCGTTTGTTTCGGGGCTGATCTTTCTGGTGCCGCTTGTGATTTCAGTAGCCGTACTGGCGAAAGTTCCCCCACCGGATGAAGATGACATCGCCGCTCGTTCTGCCCGTCACGAAATGACCAGTCAAGAGCGTTGGGCCTTGTTTCAAAAGTACGGGCTGGGCTTGTCGATGGTGGTTGCCATCTTCTTGTTGGTTACCATCATTCGAAGCGTAAGGGCCGACTTTGCGGTGGAACTGTGGAATGGTTTGGGAACCAAGCCCGATGCCCAAATCTTCACCCGTTCCGAAATGATCGTCGCCTTAGGAATCACGCTCGTCAACGGACTGGCCGTGCTGATCCGCAATAATCGTCTGGCCTTTTTCGTGTCGCTCGGTATCTGTGGGCTTGGCTTATTGGTGATTACCATGACCTTGTTCACTCAGCAGCAAGGCGCCATGGATCCGTTTACCTTCATGGTGTTGATTGGTTTCGGCCTTTATTTACCCTACGTGGCTGTGCATACCACGGTGTTTGAACGGTTGCTGGCAATGACACGCGAGCGAGGCAACTTGGGCTACTTGATGTACGTGGCCGATGCGATTGGGTACCTGGGATATGTCGGGGTAATGTTCGCTAAAGATCTGGTTTCGACGACCGATAGCTTTCTGCAGTTCTTTCTTATGTTTTGCTGGTTTACGGTGGGGGTCTCGGTGGTTTGCTTGGGGATCGCTTGGCGTTACTTCCAAGTGCTCGAGACCCGCTCGGCCGTCACTCCAGCCGTTGAGGGTGCCACTTAA
- a CDS encoding DUF1553 domain-containing protein, whose amino-acid sequence MRCPRCLVWLALVGFSCLPVALQASEPVVMWDFGAEEESPLLPHGGVHRDVPGPRPPVYPDFDSTNTAAKFDGRGAYFSYEDPGPLSPFDFTNGDSITIEAWVNVRDMRDNENVYIIGKGRTGNRDFAPDNQNWALRLRGSQGKACVSFLFATPRGTTASPWHRWTTTEGFLPRTGWHHVAVTYEFGKPESVRGWIDGKAVPGAWDMGGPTEVAPVVDDDSVWIGSALGGSAGNSFRGYLDAIALHRVILDEGTLKNRFRRIGEAPQPEPHPETMPELGKLPADRVTVTFHEGMPTHTRWLDFDEQYPAETMRWETSEFLAPRLPVRYDSWGIRDSWKAPVLVRMAADVHFSAGTTKLLLRSRGLSRMWIEGKLVARTNALQGSPSGEEPITPLAKPPLPGHRIAEHRIHETLTEIDIPQSGIARVVVESMAGGKKFRPEPGEFTVAILNEDGTQYHVLGPAETADAPLPLTDEAVEGALARIEASLTKLDDDHRHEAAESRQAFWQKRHQLARQWAEENPAPAVPGNDPAANPIDAFLTRRMQAAQAASQGTTLAEAQKFHRDVLPILRNECFRCHGEKESGGLRLNDRDLAIDGGYSGAAIEPGDAEASELIARIRSEEEDLRMPPTGKPLSSAQVATLEQWINDGASWPTLPLTAEETEWAPIVSDAKFIRRAYLDTVGVVPTETEVRAFLQDQSPTKRAQLIDRLLKDERWADHWVSYWQDVLAENPTLINATLNASGPFRWFLHDSLADDKPLDQMVTELMMMRGGQHEGGSAGFGMAAQNDSPFAAKGNIIANAFLGIELQCARCHDSPYHKTTQKDLYSLAAMFARKPLSVPKTSSVPDAFFENQTREPLIQVTLKPGVSVEPQWPFAEETGLAADTDLAAYMENETDTREKLATFVTAPQNNRFAKIVVNRIWRRLTGAGIVEPPHDWEGSDPSHPELLAWLAHDFVAHGYDVKHTTRVIMNSNLYQRKAIGKQRTAEPARRLFNAPERRRMTAEQIVDSFYAAAGKEIDIDVMTLDPDGRRPASNRNNLGCVERAWMMVSTSNERDRPSLTLPRAAVLDDVLSAFGWSAERQIPRTDRETAPNVLQPAVIANGTLTVWMTRASHESPLADLAVEAKSPEALVDSVFLRFLSRLPTAEERQLFTEILDEGFADRLVPQDEIKLPTPPERLPLVTWSNHLRSEANSIQLEHAERARLGPPADPRLRTEWREVYEDFVWSVVNLREFVWMP is encoded by the coding sequence ATGCGCTGTCCTCGTTGTCTTGTGTGGCTTGCTTTGGTTGGCTTCTCTTGCCTGCCCGTTGCTCTGCAAGCGTCCGAACCAGTGGTGATGTGGGATTTTGGGGCCGAAGAAGAATCGCCTCTTTTGCCTCATGGTGGCGTTCATCGCGATGTCCCGGGGCCCCGTCCGCCCGTTTATCCTGACTTCGATTCCACGAACACGGCGGCTAAATTCGATGGACGAGGTGCCTATTTTTCTTACGAAGACCCCGGCCCGTTAAGCCCCTTTGATTTCACCAACGGCGATTCAATTACGATTGAAGCATGGGTCAACGTTCGCGATATGCGAGACAACGAAAACGTTTACATCATTGGCAAAGGACGAACTGGCAATCGAGATTTCGCCCCTGACAATCAAAACTGGGCCTTGCGGCTACGAGGCTCTCAGGGCAAAGCTTGCGTCAGCTTTCTGTTTGCAACCCCACGTGGCACGACGGCATCGCCTTGGCACCGCTGGACGACCACCGAAGGTTTTTTGCCCCGCACCGGTTGGCACCATGTGGCAGTGACGTATGAATTTGGCAAGCCGGAAAGTGTCCGAGGTTGGATTGATGGCAAAGCGGTGCCTGGGGCCTGGGATATGGGGGGCCCGACTGAGGTCGCACCGGTGGTGGATGACGATAGCGTTTGGATTGGCTCGGCCCTGGGGGGCAGCGCCGGAAATTCATTTCGCGGCTATCTCGACGCCATCGCGCTGCATCGAGTTATCCTCGATGAAGGCACACTCAAAAATCGCTTTCGCCGCATTGGCGAAGCCCCACAGCCGGAGCCCCATCCAGAAACGATGCCAGAGTTGGGCAAGCTGCCTGCTGATCGGGTGACGGTTACGTTTCATGAAGGAATGCCAACCCACACGCGTTGGCTCGACTTCGACGAACAATATCCAGCCGAAACCATGCGGTGGGAAACCAGCGAGTTCCTCGCGCCCCGTCTGCCGGTTCGTTACGATAGCTGGGGCATTCGCGATAGCTGGAAAGCCCCTGTTCTCGTTCGGATGGCTGCCGATGTCCACTTTTCGGCAGGCACTACCAAACTACTGCTCCGCTCGCGGGGACTAAGCCGAATGTGGATCGAGGGGAAGTTGGTTGCCCGGACCAACGCCCTGCAAGGCTCGCCTAGCGGCGAAGAACCGATCACACCGCTGGCCAAACCTCCTTTGCCAGGGCATCGGATTGCGGAACATCGAATTCATGAAACGCTTACGGAAATCGATATTCCTCAGTCAGGCATTGCCCGGGTTGTGGTCGAATCGATGGCCGGGGGAAAGAAATTCCGCCCAGAGCCCGGCGAATTTACCGTGGCTATCCTGAACGAAGACGGTACCCAGTATCACGTGCTGGGCCCAGCCGAAACAGCCGACGCTCCGCTTCCTTTGACCGACGAAGCTGTGGAAGGGGCCTTGGCCCGCATCGAAGCTTCCTTGACAAAGCTCGACGACGACCATCGTCACGAAGCGGCGGAAAGTCGTCAGGCGTTCTGGCAAAAGCGTCACCAATTGGCTCGCCAATGGGCAGAAGAAAACCCAGCTCCGGCCGTTCCTGGCAACGACCCGGCAGCTAACCCAATCGACGCCTTTTTGACCCGTCGAATGCAGGCCGCACAAGCTGCCTCGCAGGGAACCACCTTGGCAGAGGCCCAGAAGTTCCATCGCGATGTCTTGCCAATCCTCCGCAACGAGTGCTTCCGCTGCCATGGCGAGAAGGAATCGGGCGGACTGCGGCTGAACGACCGCGACCTGGCCATTGACGGAGGTTATTCCGGGGCCGCTATCGAGCCAGGAGATGCCGAGGCCAGCGAACTGATTGCCCGCATTCGCAGCGAAGAAGAAGACCTCCGCATGCCTCCGACCGGTAAACCGCTCAGCTCGGCTCAAGTGGCAACACTTGAACAATGGATCAACGACGGCGCGTCGTGGCCAACCTTACCGCTGACCGCCGAGGAAACCGAGTGGGCCCCGATTGTTAGCGATGCCAAGTTCATTCGTCGCGCCTATCTCGATACGGTCGGGGTTGTGCCCACGGAAACGGAAGTTCGTGCGTTTCTGCAGGATCAATCACCAACGAAGCGGGCTCAACTAATCGATCGCCTGCTGAAAGACGAGCGCTGGGCCGATCATTGGGTTAGCTATTGGCAAGACGTTTTGGCAGAGAACCCGACGCTAATCAACGCCACCCTGAACGCCAGTGGACCGTTCCGCTGGTTCCTGCACGACTCGTTAGCCGACGACAAACCGCTCGACCAGATGGTGACCGAGCTAATGATGATGCGGGGGGGGCAGCATGAAGGAGGGAGTGCCGGGTTCGGCATGGCCGCCCAAAACGATTCTCCTTTCGCTGCCAAAGGGAACATCATCGCCAACGCGTTTTTAGGCATCGAACTACAATGTGCGCGTTGCCATGATTCCCCCTACCACAAGACCACGCAGAAAGATCTGTACTCGCTGGCGGCTATGTTCGCCCGCAAGCCGTTGTCGGTTCCCAAGACAAGCTCCGTTCCCGATGCCTTCTTCGAGAACCAAACGCGCGAGCCGCTGATTCAAGTGACGCTTAAACCTGGGGTAAGTGTCGAACCGCAGTGGCCGTTCGCCGAAGAAACGGGCCTTGCAGCAGACACCGACCTGGCAGCTTATATGGAGAACGAAACAGATACCCGGGAGAAGCTGGCCACGTTTGTAACCGCTCCGCAGAATAACCGGTTCGCTAAGATTGTCGTCAATCGAATTTGGCGACGGCTGACTGGGGCCGGGATTGTCGAGCCGCCGCACGATTGGGAAGGGAGCGATCCTAGCCACCCTGAACTGCTTGCTTGGCTGGCCCACGACTTTGTAGCCCATGGGTACGACGTGAAGCATACGACGCGGGTGATTATGAATTCAAACCTGTACCAGCGTAAAGCGATCGGCAAGCAACGAACCGCTGAGCCAGCGCGACGTTTGTTCAACGCTCCGGAGCGTAGACGCATGACCGCCGAGCAGATTGTCGATTCGTTCTACGCAGCGGCAGGTAAAGAGATCGACATTGATGTGATGACCCTCGACCCGGATGGTCGCCGACCGGCGAGCAATCGCAATAACTTAGGCTGCGTTGAACGGGCCTGGATGATGGTTAGCACCTCGAACGAGCGTGATCGTCCGAGCTTGACCCTACCACGAGCTGCCGTACTGGATGATGTGCTCTCGGCATTTGGCTGGTCGGCAGAACGCCAGATTCCGCGTACCGATCGCGAGACCGCCCCCAACGTCTTGCAACCCGCCGTGATCGCCAACGGTACACTCACCGTGTGGATGACGCGTGCCTCGCACGAAAGCCCCTTGGCTGACTTGGCCGTCGAAGCAAAGTCGCCCGAAGCGTTGGTCGATTCCGTTTTCCTGCGGTTCCTTAGCCGCCTGCCGACCGCAGAAGAACGGCAACTGTTTACCGAGATTTTGGACGAAGGGTTTGCAGATCGCCTTGTTCCGCAGGACGAAATCAAATTGCCCACCCCGCCTGAGCGGCTCCCCTTGGTGACGTGGTCGAACCATCTTCGCTCTGAAGCAAACTCGATTCAATTGGAACACGCCGAACGTGCCCGCTTGGGCCCGCCAGCCGATCCGCGCTTGCGAACCGAGTGGCGAGAAGTTTACGAAGACTTCGTGTGGAGCGTGGTCAACCTGAGAGAATTCGTTTGGATGCCGTAA
- a CDS encoding phosphonoacetaldehyde reductase yields the protein MNSSAEEQSVIMEEGALAKLGQILREARARQIFLVVDEIAWEHSGAGTVLKNDLQSVHVTRFSNFEPNPKIEDVERGVALCRVAKPDLIVAFGGGTALDVAKMIGAMQRHPSSPRQIALKGLPFPEGSIPVVAIPTTAGTGSEATHFAVVYVDGQKYSIAASCLLPRWAMIDSQLTYSVPAPLTAATGLDAFCQAIESIWAVGATDESIGYAVEAARLAKNNLAEATHRATPRSRGAMCQAAHLAGKAINVSKTTLPHAISYALTSDYGIPHGLAVATTLSSVLAFNYEITEEDCTDPRGVQHVRNRLALVLQLLDATDVETACENVERWIQNINGYPTLAAAGITNDDQIRAITRRVNLERLANNPRRAHQEQLVALLRGRQTKTASLNRAATSS from the coding sequence TTGAATTCGTCCGCTGAAGAACAATCTGTGATCATGGAAGAAGGTGCCTTGGCCAAGTTGGGCCAAATCTTGCGCGAGGCAAGGGCACGCCAGATTTTTCTCGTGGTCGATGAGATCGCCTGGGAACATTCCGGCGCAGGCACCGTGCTCAAAAACGACTTGCAGTCGGTTCATGTCACACGATTCAGCAACTTTGAACCCAATCCGAAAATCGAAGACGTCGAGCGTGGTGTGGCCCTTTGTCGAGTGGCCAAGCCCGATCTAATCGTTGCCTTCGGCGGAGGAACGGCGCTCGACGTGGCAAAGATGATCGGCGCGATGCAGCGGCATCCATCGTCGCCTCGGCAGATTGCCCTGAAAGGACTCCCATTTCCGGAAGGGAGCATTCCGGTCGTCGCGATTCCGACCACTGCCGGTACGGGAAGCGAGGCCACCCACTTTGCCGTGGTGTATGTGGATGGGCAAAAGTATTCGATCGCTGCGTCTTGTTTGCTTCCACGCTGGGCAATGATCGACTCGCAACTTACCTACAGCGTTCCCGCTCCACTGACGGCTGCCACCGGGTTAGATGCCTTTTGCCAGGCGATCGAATCAATCTGGGCTGTCGGAGCGACCGACGAGTCGATTGGCTATGCCGTCGAAGCCGCGCGTTTGGCGAAAAACAACCTAGCCGAAGCAACCCACCGGGCAACGCCACGGTCGCGCGGCGCGATGTGTCAGGCCGCTCACCTGGCCGGTAAAGCGATCAACGTTAGCAAAACGACCTTACCCCACGCGATTTCCTACGCCCTGACCTCGGACTATGGAATTCCGCACGGGTTAGCCGTTGCCACCACGCTCAGCAGTGTGCTGGCATTCAATTACGAAATCACGGAAGAAGATTGCACCGATCCACGCGGCGTGCAACACGTGCGAAACCGGCTCGCTCTCGTTCTGCAACTTCTCGACGCAACGGATGTCGAAACGGCTTGTGAAAACGTGGAACGATGGATCCAAAACATCAACGGTTACCCAACGTTGGCGGCGGCAGGCATCACCAACGACGATCAGATTCGCGCGATCACCCGTCGTGTGAATCTAGAACGCCTCGCCAATAACCCCCGCCGTGCTCATCAAGAGCAACTGGTCGCCTTGTTACGGGGCCGCCAGACTAAGACGGCTTCGCTCAATCGGGCGGCCACTAGTTCGTAA
- a CDS encoding anhydro-N-acetylmuramic acid kinase → MNTPERRTVIGLMSGTSADGVDAALITTDGEDFVEFHGGLTLPYSEEIRSRVLEASQHNVRLDELLRLERDLTLHHAQAIFALEKQLGDLAKSAKLVGFHGHTVRHIPAEGVTMQLGNPWLLAEKTGKQVVSDFRRRDMARGGQGAPLATFFHQALFHDKTQAIAVLNLGGVANLTWLGADGSIVAGDTGPGCGLLDEWAQEMAGLSHDIDGQLALRGTVQQQLVKDALSAEYFQRPLPKSADRFEFDHIDVSGLSVEDGAATLCAVTVGAIAMSAQTMAEPPAILWATGGGVHHPVIMSMLAEHFQTVQTIDQLGLSPDTLEAECFAWLAVRSLRNLPLTIPETTGCSQPTTGGFVTP, encoded by the coding sequence GTGAATACGCCAGAGCGTCGAACGGTGATCGGGTTGATGAGTGGAACCTCAGCCGACGGTGTGGACGCAGCCCTGATTACGACAGACGGCGAAGACTTCGTCGAGTTTCATGGTGGGCTGACGTTGCCCTATTCCGAAGAAATCCGTTCGCGCGTCCTCGAAGCTTCGCAACATAACGTGCGGCTCGACGAATTGTTGCGGCTAGAACGCGATTTGACGTTGCATCACGCTCAGGCTATTTTCGCGTTGGAAAAACAATTGGGCGACCTGGCCAAGTCAGCCAAACTGGTCGGCTTTCATGGTCATACCGTGCGGCATATCCCCGCCGAAGGGGTCACCATGCAGTTAGGCAACCCGTGGCTACTGGCCGAGAAAACGGGCAAGCAAGTCGTTTCCGACTTCCGCCGCCGCGACATGGCCCGCGGCGGTCAGGGGGCTCCGTTGGCGACATTCTTTCATCAAGCTCTGTTCCACGATAAAACCCAGGCGATTGCCGTGTTGAATCTGGGTGGGGTGGCGAATCTTACCTGGCTCGGGGCAGACGGTTCCATCGTTGCCGGCGACACCGGTCCTGGCTGCGGTTTGCTCGACGAATGGGCCCAAGAGATGGCCGGTCTCAGCCACGATATCGACGGCCAACTGGCCCTGCGGGGGACCGTGCAGCAACAACTGGTTAAAGACGCGTTATCCGCTGAATATTTCCAGCGCCCTTTGCCGAAATCTGCCGATCGCTTCGAGTTCGACCACATCGATGTTTCCGGCCTAAGTGTCGAAGACGGTGCCGCGACGCTGTGTGCGGTTACCGTGGGGGCGATTGCCATGTCGGCCCAAACCATGGCCGAGCCGCCAGCCATTTTGTGGGCAACCGGCGGCGGCGTGCATCACCCGGTGATCATGTCGATGCTGGCCGAACACTTTCAAACCGTGCAAACCATCGACCAACTTGGCCTTAGCCCCGATACGCTCGAAGCCGAATGCTTCGCCTGGCTAGCCGTCCGCAGCCTAAGAAACCTGCCCCTGACCATCCCCGAAACCACCGGCTGCTCGCAACCAACCACCGGCGGTTTTGTTACGCCGTAA